The region GCCAGCAGGTCCCGGGCGCGGGAACAGACGCTGTCGACCGCGTCGGCACCGATGCCCACCGTCATCTGTAGCAGGGCGGCCCGATGGAGCTGGACGGCGAGTTCGATCTGGGCCGACGACGGCGAACCGGCGGAGACCGGCGACAACTGGAGCGCGGCGCGGTCCAGCTGACTGAGCGCATCCTCGTAGGCGAACCGCCGGGTCGCGTCGTCGGCTGCCGCCAGCGACCACCGCAGGTGGTCCGCGCCGTGGCCGAGCCCGAGCGCCTGGCCGTAGTGGTGGGCCAGCTCGGCCGGGGCGACATCACCGGCCCGCTCGTAGGCCATGGCCAGGCGGGCGTGCAACGCGGCCCGGCGCGGCGGGGGCAGTTCGGCGTAGGTGACCTCGGCGAAGAGCGGATGGCGGAACCGGGTGGTCGCCGGTCCGGCCTCGATGACCAACTCCGCCGTGTACGCCACCACCAGCCCGTCGGTGATCTCCTCGGCCGTCATCTCCAGGACCGTCGCCATCGTGTTCACGTCCAGCTGGCGATCAGCCACGCCGAGCAGATCAAGACAGGCACGGGCCGGTTCGGGCAGTTCACCGAGCCGGAGCCGGACCGTGTCCCGGATGCTCGGCGGGAGGTCTCCGATGCCCGGGTCAGTCCCCGATCGGAGTAGTTCGGTGATGAAGAACGGGTTTCCACTGGTACGGGTCACCAGGCGGGCCACGAGCCGCTCCCCGGGCAACACTCCGGTCCGTCGGTGGACCAGGTCGGCGACCGACGGGGCAGCCAACCCGGCCAGCCGCAGTTGGGTGAATCCGGGGCCCCGGGCCAGTTCCGCCACGGTCGCCGCCAACACCGGGTGATGCTCGTACGGCCGCAGGGTGGCGAGGACCAGAGCGCGGGTGCTCGACAGGACCGTGGCGAGGAACCGCAGCAGCAGCAACGAGTCCGGGTCTGCGGCATGTAGATCGTCCAGGACGATGAGCAGCCCGTGCCGGTCGGCCACCGTGCGTACCAGTTCCGCCACGGCCTCGTACGCGTGGAACCGTGCCACCGGATCGGGGTCGGCAACACCGTCCAGCCCGTGTAGAGGTCCGGTAGTGAACCCGTCCAGTGACGCCGCCGATCCGGTCGTACCGGCCTGCGGCATCGCGGCGAGCGCCCGCACCACCTGTCGCCACAGCCAGAACGGCGGTGACTGGCCGACGTTGGGGCAGTGTCCCCACACCACCGGGACACCGTCGGCAGTCGCCTGTTCGCTGATGGCAGCGGCCAGGCTGGTCTTGCCGATTCCCGGCTCGCCCACCACCGCGACCACGCGGCCACCCCGACGGCTCGCCTCGGTTAGCGCGTTTTCCAGTAACGCCAGTTCCACCTGTCGGCCGACCAACTGTTCCGCCCCGCCGACCGGCAGGGCCGTCGTCATGGTCGGCGGCGCGGCCCGTGCCGGGTCGGATGCAGCCGGCACCACCGGACCGGGTACCACCACCGCCGGTGGGACCGGTGCGGGCGGTACGGCCTGTTCGAGAATCAGCCGGTGCAGGTCGCGGGCCTGGGCACCGGAATCTAGCCCGTACTCGCGGGCCATGATGCGCCGTCCCTCTTCGAAGACCGCCAGCGCCTCGGTCTGCCGTCCGGACCGGTACAGCGCGAGCATGAGTTGCACCCGGGCCGCCTCTCGTAGCGGGTTGGCCGCCACGAACTGGTGCAGGTCCGGCAGGAGGCTCGCATGCCGGCCGGCGGCCACGGCCGCCGTGAACCGGCCCTCCTCGGCGCTGAGCCGTAACTCGGTCAGCCGCGTCGCCTCCGGCCGTACGGCGCTCAGCTCGGCCGCCCCGGCCAGTGCCTCACCGCGCCACAACGCCAGTGCCGTCGCGTAGCCGTGTTCCGCCGCTGCGGCATCTCCCGTGGCGAGCGCGACCGCGGCTGTGTCCACCAGATGAGCGAACCGGTTCGCGTCGATCGCGTCGGGGTCGACGCGGAACTCGTACCCCTTGAGGTGGCCGCGCAGGAGCTGGCTGGGCGCGCGGTGCGAACGGTGCGGCTCCACGGCCCGGCGCAGCCCGGCGACATAGCTACGCAACGTCATGCCCGCGCTGGCGGGCGGACGACCGTCCCAGAGCGCGTCGATCAACCAGTCGGCGGTGACGACCCGGTTCGGTCGCAGCAGGAACAGGACCAGCAGGGTCTGCTGTTTCGGCGCGCCGACCGGCACCAGCCGTCCGTCCCGGATGATCTCCAGTGGACCTAGTACTCGGAACCGCACACCATCACCGCGACACCCAGCCTCGACAGATTGATGCTTGAGTATGACAGCGCGGCCCGGCGGCGACCGCAGACAGATCCGATCGGATGCGTGTGAGCTGCGGTCGTGTCGGCGTGTCGCACTGCTCAGCTGCCAACGATCATGGCTCGCCTGATCCAGCCACCGCCGCAGTCGACGAGAGGCTCAGAGTGCGTCGTGGGTGCCGATGATCGATGGTGGTGCGTCGGTGTCGCGGTTCCAGTCCGCCTGGTCCTGATCCGACCAGGCGGTGCTGCCGTCGGCCAGCCGCGGGTTCAGCCGCGTGGCCAGCCACACCTCACGGTGTACGGGGACCTGCGCCGCCGCCTCTTGCAGTTCCCGGTACGACGCGGCGCACGCCGATTCAGGATGGAGCGTCGCGGCCGGCAACGGTCGATGGCGGACGACAAGTTGAATCGAACTCGCCGGCAGTGCCGGCTCAGCGGCGAGTTCGGCCAGCCGGGATGGTCTTATCTGGACGCCACCACCACCGGACACCGCGGGCGTCGGGAGGACCGCGACCGCCGCGAACCACCCCAGCGGGTCCTGTCCCACGCCGAACGCCCCGGAGCGGTGGGGGACGGTCGTGACCGTGAGCCCGGGTGCCACTGCGACAAGGCGCGGGTCGGGCGTGGTGTCCCGCATCGCCAACTCCGCTGTCTGGCGCGCGGCCCTGCGTGTGGCTCGGCGCCGGCGGACCAGTCGCGACCGGGTGCCCAGCGTCTCGTAGACCCATCGACCGCGCACGCGACACAGCACCCCGATCGCGATCAGTAGCGCCGTGCCGACCACGATCCCGCCAAGTGCCGGGGTCAGCATGTAGGCGGCGGCGCCAGCCATCGCGGTGGCCTCGATGGCAACCAGCTGCACCGCGCCGAACCGGCCAGCCGTACGATCAACCTTGGTCGATCCGGACATGCGGACAGCTTACGTGACCTCTGCAGTACGGTCGCAAGGATCGTCGGAGGCTGGGCATCGGGGGGCATGGATGACGGAGCCGGGGCCGGTCCTTGACGGCGAACCCGCGATTGCCTGGTGGTGTTCTCCGGGCTACCGGAGACCTCACCGGGACCGGGAGGGTCAGGGCTGCTCCCACCAGTTGAGGTCGGTCGAGTCGGAAGCGGCGATCTTCTCGGACGGAGCGGCCGGCACGGGCTGCATCCGACCGATGAAGTGGCTGATGTCCTGCGCCAGGTAGACCAGTCGCTGCTCCCGGTCCGCAGCGCCCGCACTGGCGGTGGGAGCCCACCGGTCGTCCTCGGGCAGAAACCACACCGCGTCACCGTACGGATGGTTCACCTTGACCGCCAGCAACCCGCCGGACGGTACGGCGATCACCAGATACTCCCGGCTCAGCCACCGATCACGGTGTAGTTCCTGGGCCGCCACCAGGTCGATCGCCGGATGGCGGGGGTGCACACCGAGCAATGGGGTTTCCGGCAGCAGCCGGAACGGCAGACCGGCACCATGGTGCTCGACGGCGGGCGAGGCACCGTTGTTCCTGGCCAGCCAGCGCCGATACCTCGGTGGTAGGTCCTGCCCCAACGCGGCCTCGACCGAGGCCAACTGCTCTTCGCCGAGGCGGCCGTAGGGGTTCAGCCGGGCCGGGTCCCAGACGTACCCGCGCGGTGGGTCCTGGGGCTCGTCGGCGTCCACCCGGCGGACGGTGACCTGCCACTGATTGGCGTTGTCGAAGTTGACGTCGGCGAAGCGCCAGACCTCCTCGCCGACCGGAAATGTCTCGCTCAGGTTGACCACGACGT is a window of Micromonospora polyrhachis DNA encoding:
- a CDS encoding BTAD domain-containing putative transcriptional regulator; protein product: MRFRVLGPLEIIRDGRLVPVGAPKQQTLLVLFLLRPNRVVTADWLIDALWDGRPPASAGMTLRSYVAGLRRAVEPHRSHRAPSQLLRGHLKGYEFRVDPDAIDANRFAHLVDTAAVALATGDAAAAEHGYATALALWRGEALAGAAELSAVRPEATRLTELRLSAEEGRFTAAVAAGRHASLLPDLHQFVAANPLREAARVQLMLALYRSGRQTEALAVFEEGRRIMAREYGLDSGAQARDLHRLILEQAVPPAPVPPAVVVPGPVVPAASDPARAAPPTMTTALPVGGAEQLVGRQVELALLENALTEASRRGGRVVAVVGEPGIGKTSLAAAISEQATADGVPVVWGHCPNVGQSPPFWLWRQVVRALAAMPQAGTTGSAASLDGFTTGPLHGLDGVADPDPVARFHAYEAVAELVRTVADRHGLLIVLDDLHAADPDSLLLLRFLATVLSSTRALVLATLRPYEHHPVLAATVAELARGPGFTQLRLAGLAAPSVADLVHRRTGVLPGERLVARLVTRTSGNPFFITELLRSGTDPGIGDLPPSIRDTVRLRLGELPEPARACLDLLGVADRQLDVNTMATVLEMTAEEITDGLVVAYTAELVIEAGPATTRFRHPLFAEVTYAELPPPRRAALHARLAMAYERAGDVAPAELAHHYGQALGLGHGADHLRWSLAAADDATRRFAYEDALSQLDRAALQLSPVSAGSPSSAQIELAVQLHRAALLQMTVGIGADAVDSVCSRARDLLALVGPKADIRPALWALGELAANRADYAICAELAERLVRAEDGETGPTVAAGEYLLGSVAYFAGNLAAADQWLTSAIDRLRAADPQLLGQQIGRRPALAAYNFRALVRSLRGDAAAARADIGDADQLAEELGDPYGRANAALYAAWMAMQEHDVATALAASRRCREIGEANGMPHFVATGTFFFEWATARSGDSARLPAMRAAAEGIYRPGLRATRTVTFSAMAEAYLAAGELTTAAVLADEALAVADRLGESVFTAELHRIRGIASNDPAELVLGARIAAEQGAGLLLARFTTPDGP
- a CDS encoding DUF6406 domain-containing protein, with translation MRSFTNVEVIPNNVPVDLGPARLGVGWVAPGPPVSAEIIVMPTSGPDSYDVVVNLSETFPVGEEVWRFADVNFDNANQWQVTVRRVDADEPQDPPRGYVWDPARLNPYGRLGEEQLASVEAALGQDLPPRYRRWLARNNGASPAVEHHGAGLPFRLLPETPLLGVHPRHPAIDLVAAQELHRDRWLSREYLVIAVPSGGLLAVKVNHPYGDAVWFLPEDDRWAPTASAGAADREQRLVYLAQDISHFIGRMQPVPAAPSEKIAASDSTDLNWWEQP